The region CGATAACCTCCGCGGCCACACTCCCCTCCGGACCCCGGCCACGGGTCATCCTCAGCCTAGACTCTGTCCTGCGGACATTCAATACTGCGTTCAACGTTTCAACGATTCAACGTTTCAACGATTCAACGCTCTAACGTTTCAAACGTTCCACGGTCCAACGACCCTCTCGCCTCAGCGCGATCACCACCCTGAGAAACTCCCACAGTTCGCGGGGGGAGAGTTTGCTGCGGCCGGCCCGGCGGTCGGTGAAGACATAGGGCACTTCCACCACGACGGCGTCGGGGTGGGTCGCGAGGACCTCCAGCAGCAGCTTGAAGCCGGTCCCCCGGTACGCCCGGCCGGCGAGGATCTCGCGCCGGGCCACAAAGTAGCCCGACAGGGGGTCGGCCACGCGCAGGCCCAGCGCCGCGCGCGCCAGCCAGGTGGCCGTCAGGCTGATCAGGCGCCGCAGGAGCGGCCAGCGCTGCACCCCGCCGCCGGGAACGTACCGGGAGGCCACGGCCAGGTCGCCGCCCCCGCGCAGCGCGGCGGCCAGGCGGGGGAGCAGCTCCGGAGGGTGGGACAGGTCGGCGTCCATCACCGCCACGAGCGCCGCCCGCGCCCGCCGGGCTCCCTCCAGGACCGCCGAGGCCAGGCCTCCTTTGGCCGGCCGGTGGACCACGGTGAGGGGAACGGCGAGGGTGCGGGCCAGCTCCTCGGCCAGCGCGCCGGTCCCGTCCGGGGAGCCGTCGTCGACGACCACCACCTCCAGCGGCAGCCCGCGCGCCACCTCCACGAGCCGCCCGACCAGCGCCGGCAGCGACTCCCGCTCGTTGTAGGTGGGGACGACCACCGTGAGCTCGGGATCCCGAGAGGGAAGAGGGAAGAAGGAAGAGGGAAGAGGGGGAGTC is a window of Armatimonadota bacterium DNA encoding:
- a CDS encoding polyprenol monophosphomannose synthase; this translates as MVVPTYNERESLPALVGRLVEVARGLPLEVVVVDDGSPDGTGALAEELARTLAVPLTVVHRPAKGGLASAVLEGARRARAALVAVMDADLSHPPELLPRLAAALRGGGDLAVASRYVPGGGVQRWPLLRRLISLTATWLARAALGLRVADPLSGYFVARREILAGRAYRGTGFKLLLEVLATHPDAVVVEVPYVFTDRRAGRSKLSPRELWEFLRVVIALRREGRWTVERLKR